A stretch of Marinobacter sp. F4206 DNA encodes these proteins:
- a CDS encoding transporter substrate-binding domain-containing protein translates to MELSNVGSLHGPGQGEVCPNLLRVAVLMAVLLCPASWVHAGASVDPTRDYLLWYRNYDSPAIHALVKLALRKTPEYGSYRLVRSQELSQGRVLRELSRNQSRLVDIANVATSQEREAFLTAVPIPIDGGLLGFRVCVVRPENLPLFTNIRTLEDLEGSNIRIGQGTHWPDTEVLRANNIKVVTHTRYEILFSMLRNDRFECFARGASEVLYDLEVEADPNLVIEPDILLAYAMPSYLFVAQEDRQTAHRLQLGMERAILDGSFGEFLKTYYGRAVKELNLPRRRVLVLENPYLSEDSGNVGRRTLETLRRRLDLLSR, encoded by the coding sequence TTGGAACTGTCTAACGTGGGCTCCCTTCACGGCCCTGGTCAAGGTGAAGTTTGCCCCAATCTCTTGCGGGTCGCCGTCCTGATGGCTGTACTGCTGTGCCCAGCATCCTGGGTCCATGCTGGTGCGTCGGTCGATCCCACCCGCGATTATCTCCTGTGGTACCGCAACTACGACAGCCCCGCCATCCACGCGCTGGTCAAACTTGCGCTTCGGAAAACGCCGGAATACGGATCGTATCGGCTGGTCCGAAGCCAGGAACTCAGTCAAGGACGGGTGCTGCGAGAGCTAAGCCGGAACCAGTCCCGGCTGGTGGATATCGCGAACGTCGCCACCTCTCAGGAAAGGGAAGCCTTTCTGACGGCCGTGCCCATCCCCATTGACGGAGGGCTGCTGGGCTTCCGGGTCTGTGTCGTACGACCTGAAAACTTACCCCTGTTCACGAACATTCGCACCCTCGAAGACCTTGAAGGATCGAATATCCGCATCGGACAGGGCACCCACTGGCCCGACACCGAAGTACTGCGGGCCAACAACATCAAGGTCGTTACCCACACACGCTATGAAATTCTTTTCTCAATGCTTCGGAATGACCGTTTCGAATGTTTCGCCAGAGGAGCCAGCGAGGTCCTCTACGATCTGGAGGTCGAAGCCGATCCCAATCTGGTGATTGAGCCGGACATTCTCCTGGCCTATGCCATGCCTTCGTACCTGTTTGTGGCGCAGGAAGATCGGCAAACGGCCCACAGACTGCAGTTGGGAATGGAGCGCGCCATACTGGACGGAAGTTTTGGGGAATTTCTGAAGACTTACTATGGTAGAGCGGTGAAAGAACTGAACCTGCCCCGCCGTCGTGTCCTGGTTCTGGAGAACCCCTATCTCAGTGAGGATTCAGGGAATGTCGGACGGCGGACACTGGAAACCCTGCGCCGCCGTCTCGACCTGCTCAGCCGCTAA
- a CDS encoding methyl-accepting chemotaxis protein translates to MNLTFGQKLLIAFSVLLLLVMGAFTLSGDLRLQQTTSTYVDALIDDTVAQSTSSIADWLNTRLTMTESAAKALERAKTDEQARTVLQAITTGGGFRDVYVGRTDGFMLMKSEAANATLPADYDPRVRPWYKKAMSLGQASFTEPYRDASTNDTIISTLAPVKNGAYEGVAGADIGLGAIEKTLETVTLADTGYAALINAKGIVLFHPDEELIGKNIKTLIGMKPFLDGRAHDYATGEASWSASFYPISDARGVDWYLGTFVNQDKINAPVQNARMTGLVIAIIGLLVSLVVLHLGIKVLMSPLRRLNSAMADIGTGDADLTQRLEVTARDEFGQLAESFNRFVENIQTVVRDVQQGSEELGSNVRSLRDTASTSRSSVEQQQAEIDMVATAINEMSAAAGEIAQNAQQTADAANTADNDSRASLETVAASRDAVQKLAREVNAAAEVINTLGKDVTAITSVLEVIQGIAEQTNLLALNAAIEAARAGEAGRGFAVVADEVRNLAQRTQASTEEINNMIERLQKGANDAVDVMNASTAVSNVSMEKAQDAMEALSRIAEAITSINQMTSQIATASEEQTSVTEELNSSITRIADQGQEAAAAASENDVYSGQIESIGQTLNQNASRFRV, encoded by the coding sequence GTGAACCTGACTTTTGGCCAAAAGCTCCTGATCGCCTTCAGTGTGCTGCTTTTGCTTGTTATGGGCGCTTTTACGCTCTCCGGCGACCTGCGATTGCAGCAAACCACGTCCACCTACGTCGATGCGCTGATCGACGATACGGTCGCCCAGAGTACGTCGAGTATCGCCGATTGGCTTAACACCCGGCTGACCATGACCGAATCGGCCGCCAAAGCACTGGAGCGGGCGAAAACCGACGAACAGGCCCGTACGGTACTCCAGGCCATCACCACCGGCGGGGGGTTCCGGGATGTTTACGTGGGCCGGACCGATGGCTTCATGCTAATGAAGTCCGAAGCCGCCAACGCCACCCTGCCGGCAGATTACGATCCGCGAGTTCGGCCCTGGTACAAAAAAGCCATGAGTCTTGGCCAAGCCTCCTTTACCGAACCGTACCGGGATGCCAGCACCAATGACACTATCATTTCCACACTCGCACCGGTGAAAAATGGTGCCTATGAGGGTGTTGCCGGGGCGGATATCGGGCTCGGCGCCATTGAGAAAACGCTGGAAACCGTCACGCTTGCAGACACCGGCTACGCCGCGTTGATCAATGCCAAGGGCATCGTTCTGTTTCACCCTGACGAGGAACTGATCGGCAAGAACATCAAGACGCTGATTGGCATGAAGCCGTTCCTGGATGGCCGGGCCCATGACTACGCGACCGGGGAAGCCTCATGGAGTGCCAGTTTTTACCCTATCAGCGACGCCCGGGGCGTGGACTGGTATCTGGGGACGTTCGTTAACCAGGATAAAATCAACGCGCCGGTGCAGAACGCTCGCATGACGGGCCTGGTGATCGCCATTATTGGTCTGCTGGTGTCCCTGGTGGTGCTGCACTTGGGAATCAAGGTGCTGATGTCGCCCCTACGCAGACTAAACAGCGCCATGGCAGATATTGGCACCGGCGATGCGGACCTGACCCAGAGACTGGAAGTCACGGCCCGGGACGAATTTGGGCAGCTGGCGGAGAGCTTCAACCGGTTCGTGGAAAATATCCAGACGGTGGTTCGGGACGTTCAGCAGGGTAGCGAGGAGTTGGGCAGCAACGTTCGATCCCTGCGCGATACGGCCAGCACCAGCCGTTCCAGCGTGGAGCAGCAGCAGGCCGAAATCGATATGGTTGCAACGGCCATCAACGAGATGTCAGCGGCGGCTGGAGAGATTGCCCAGAATGCCCAGCAGACCGCCGATGCCGCCAACACCGCGGATAACGATAGCCGGGCATCGCTGGAAACCGTCGCGGCCTCGCGGGATGCGGTGCAGAAGCTGGCCCGGGAAGTTAACGCGGCCGCCGAGGTGATCAATACACTGGGCAAGGATGTCACCGCAATCACCTCGGTCCTCGAAGTGATCCAGGGAATCGCCGAACAGACGAATCTGCTCGCGCTCAACGCCGCCATCGAAGCGGCCCGGGCCGGTGAGGCGGGTCGCGGATTCGCTGTAGTGGCGGATGAAGTCCGTAACCTGGCCCAGAGAACCCAGGCCAGCACGGAAGAAATCAACAATATGATTGAGCGCCTGCAGAAAGGGGCCAACGATGCGGTGGACGTGATGAACGCATCCACGGCTGTTTCCAACGTCAGTATGGAGAAGGCCCAGGATGCCATGGAGGCATTGAGCCGGATTGCCGAGGCAATCACCTCAATCAACCAGATGACTTCGCAGATCGCAACGGCATCGGAAGAGCAGACGTCGGTCACAGAGGAACTGAATTCGTCAATCACACGAATTGCCGATCAGGGTCAGGAAGCCGCGGCGGCAGCCAGTGAAAACGACGTTTACAGTGGGCAGATCGAGAGCATCGGACAGACCCTCAATCAGAACGCCTCCCGGTTCCGGGTTTAG
- a CDS encoding bifunctional GNAT family N-acetyltransferase/carbon-nitrogen hydrolase family protein yields MAHEELHLNLRNLTLEDYDQLQILMDRIYDDIGGAWPKETIKALVEQFPDGQICIEDNGQLIAVALTVCVKYERFSNPHTYDDLILRNEKIWHNANGDSLYGLDVFIHPEFRGYRLGRRLYEARKELCRSMNLRAILAGGRIPNYHKYSDQYSPAEYIQRVDRKEIYDPILTFQLSNDFQVTRLMHKYLPEDEKSLGYATLLEWRNILYTPPSSVLNVKKTQVRLGAVQWQMREFTSVEEVLKQVEYFVDALSDYKSDFALFPEFFNAPLMGLTDQMDQTRAIRFLAGFTEQFRDEMSEMAVSYNINIITGSMPLLENDRVYNVSYLCHRDGRVDEQRKIHITPHERRDWVIEGGSDFEVFDTDAGRVAIMICYDIEFPELGRIASSEDVDIIMVPFWTDTKNGYLRVRHCAQARAIENECYVVITGSVGNLPKVENLDVQYAQSSVFSPSDFAFPHDAVMAETTPNTEMIMFSDMDLEKLKLVRNEGSVTNLKDRRVDMYELKKK; encoded by the coding sequence ATGGCCCACGAAGAACTTCACCTCAATCTCAGGAATCTGACACTCGAGGATTACGATCAACTTCAGATCCTGATGGACCGAATTTACGATGACATCGGAGGTGCGTGGCCGAAGGAAACCATCAAGGCCCTGGTGGAGCAATTTCCGGACGGGCAGATCTGTATCGAGGATAACGGTCAGCTCATCGCCGTGGCCCTGACCGTCTGCGTCAAATATGAGCGGTTCAGCAATCCGCATACCTACGACGACCTCATCCTCCGTAACGAAAAGATCTGGCACAACGCCAACGGTGACTCTCTTTACGGCCTGGACGTCTTCATCCACCCGGAATTCCGCGGTTATCGCCTGGGTCGGCGGCTCTACGAGGCTCGAAAAGAGCTCTGCCGTTCGATGAATCTGCGGGCCATTCTCGCCGGCGGCCGCATTCCCAACTATCACAAGTACTCGGACCAGTATTCGCCGGCCGAATACATTCAGCGGGTGGATCGTAAGGAAATCTACGACCCGATCCTGACCTTCCAGCTGTCGAACGACTTCCAGGTCACTCGCCTGATGCACAAGTACCTGCCGGAGGATGAGAAGTCCCTCGGCTACGCCACCCTGCTGGAATGGCGAAACATCCTCTACACGCCGCCCTCCTCCGTTTTGAACGTGAAGAAAACCCAGGTCCGACTTGGCGCCGTGCAATGGCAGATGCGTGAATTCACGTCAGTGGAGGAAGTGCTCAAGCAGGTGGAATACTTTGTCGATGCGCTCTCTGATTACAAGAGCGACTTCGCCCTGTTCCCCGAGTTCTTCAACGCACCGCTGATGGGCCTGACCGATCAGATGGACCAGACCCGCGCTATCCGCTTTCTGGCGGGTTTCACCGAGCAGTTCCGGGACGAAATGTCTGAGATGGCGGTGAGCTACAACATCAATATCATCACAGGCTCCATGCCCCTGCTTGAAAACGACCGCGTCTATAACGTGTCCTACCTGTGCCACCGCGACGGCCGGGTTGATGAGCAGCGCAAGATTCATATCACGCCACATGAACGCCGGGACTGGGTCATCGAAGGTGGTAGTGATTTCGAAGTGTTCGACACCGATGCCGGCCGGGTCGCAATCATGATCTGCTACGACATCGAGTTCCCGGAATTGGGGCGGATTGCCTCCAGCGAAGACGTCGACATCATCATGGTTCCGTTCTGGACAGACACCAAGAACGGCTACTTGCGAGTTCGCCACTGCGCGCAGGCTCGGGCCATCGAAAACGAGTGTTATGTCGTGATCACCGGCAGTGTCGGCAACTTGCCGAAAGTTGAAAACCTGGACGTCCAGTACGCCCAGTCTTCCGTATTTTCCCCGTCGGATTTTGCCTTTCCCCACGATGCGGTAATGGCGGAAACCACGCCGAATACGGAAATGATCATGTTCTCGGACATGGACCTCGAAAAACTCAAGTTGGTACGGAACGAGGGTTCTGTCACCAACCTGAAAGATCGGCGCGTGGACATGTATGAACTAAAGAAGAAGTAG
- a CDS encoding helix-hairpin-helix domain-containing protein: MAKKAKPSVDKIVKKVNKEFEKTSSQIEGLVNDALKQFDSLQQQIQDPVRKLLKEVDDLRDREMKRFNEEFERRLNEFHELQSSILERLGVASKEAGEEVKKRTEEISKEAKTAAKKSAPKTSAKSGSTAAKPAAKKATAKKTPAKKAPSKKPAAKKPATTAAKPVDKGNLTLVKGIGPATAKKMKEAGITSIDQIANPSAADQEKLKAFSSVKGFSQFTTEAKKIV, encoded by the coding sequence ATGGCAAAGAAAGCCAAACCGAGCGTTGATAAGATCGTCAAGAAGGTTAACAAGGAATTCGAGAAGACGTCCTCCCAGATCGAAGGACTGGTCAACGACGCGCTTAAGCAGTTCGACAGCTTGCAGCAACAGATTCAGGACCCGGTCAGGAAACTGCTTAAAGAGGTGGACGACCTGCGAGATCGCGAAATGAAGCGATTCAATGAAGAGTTCGAACGCAGGCTGAACGAGTTCCATGAACTTCAGAGCAGCATTCTCGAGCGTCTTGGGGTGGCTTCGAAAGAAGCCGGAGAAGAGGTCAAGAAACGCACCGAGGAAATCAGCAAGGAAGCAAAAACGGCAGCCAAGAAGTCGGCACCGAAAACTTCCGCCAAATCCGGCAGCACGGCCGCCAAGCCTGCAGCCAAAAAAGCAACTGCAAAGAAGACTCCGGCCAAAAAAGCTCCTTCGAAGAAGCCGGCGGCCAAAAAGCCTGCGACCACTGCGGCCAAGCCTGTCGACAAGGGCAACTTGACTCTGGTGAAGGGCATTGGCCCGGCGACAGCCAAGAAAATGAAGGAAGCTGGCATTACCTCCATTGATCAGATCGCCAACCCGTCTGCGGCCGACCAGGAAAAACTCAAGGCCTTCTCCAGCGTCAAAGGATTTTCCCAGTTCACGACTGAAGCCAAGAAAATCGTCTGA